Part of the Sphaerochaeta associata genome is shown below.
TCTCAAAGGCTTCCTTGAACCCTGCCTCATCAACGGTAAAGCCGTGCTCGGAAGCAAGCTCTTTGGTCAGCTCGATCGGGTAACCGTAGGTATCGTACAGCTTGAAGGCGGTGCGACCGCTGATCTGGCGGCTGTTGCCCTTCAGCAGGTTGGGAAGCATTTTCTCAAACTCACGCTCGCCCTTTGCAAGGGTTTCAGAGAACTTGGCCTCTTCCTGAGCGAGCTCCTTGAGCACAAATTCGCGATTCTCAACCAGCTCCGGATAGGGCACGCCGTACAACTCAAGTACGATGAGTGCGAGCTCGCCGAGGAAAGCCCCCTCGATGCCCAGCTTGTGGCCGTGGCGTACCGCACGCCTGATCAGGCGTCTGAGAATATAGCCCTGTCCCACGTTCGAGGGGGCTACACCCCGCTGATCGCCAAGAATGAACACGCTGGTACGCACATGATCGGCCAGAATGCGGATGGAAACATCATTCTCCTCATCATCACCATAGTGTTTCTGCGAGAGACGTTCGATACCTGCAATAATTGGAGTGAAGACTTCGGTTTCATAGACGGACTTCTTGCCCTGCAGGATGGCAATCGTGCGTTCAATGCCCATACCGGTATCGACACACTTGCGGCTCATCTCCTCATAGGTGCCGTCGCTGTTCTTCTTGTACCCCATGAATACGTCGTTCCAGATCTCAAAGTACTTGCCGCAGGAACAACCCGGACGGCAATCGGGACCGCAGGAAGGACGGCCCGTGTCGATGAACATTTCGCTATCGGGACCGCACGGACCGGTCTCCCCGGCAGGACCCCACCAGTTGTCCTCGCGGGGAAGGAAGTAGATACGCTCGCGGGGAATGCCGAAGCTTTCCCAGGTCTGAGCTGCTTCCTCATCGCGGGGTACAAGATCATCACCGGCGAAAACGGTAACCGAGAGCTGGGAAATATCGAGGTTGAGCCACTTGGTGAGAAACTCAAAGCTGTAGGCTATGGCCTCTTGCTTGAAATAGTCCCCCAAGGACCAGTTGCCGAGCATCTCAAAGAAGGTGAGATGATGGGGATCGCCCACCGCCTCGATGTCACCGGTCCGGATGCACTTCTGGTAATCAGTGAGCCGCTTCCCGCTGGGATGGTCACTGCCCAAAATATAAGGCACCAAGGGGTGCATGCCTGCAGTGGTGAAAAGCACTGTCGGATCGTTTTCGGGAATCAGGGAAGCCCCACTGATTTGAACATGGTCTTTTGATACAAAGAAGTCAATGAATTTTTGCCGTAATTCGTTGGCGGTCAGCTGTTTTTTCATAATATGCAGATAGTAGTCTCGTCGGCAATCGCATGTCAAGGAGCGACTGGTCAGAAGAGGTCGAGTTGCACAGCCTTTTGCCTGGGTTTCCCCACCCCTTCGCGTGTCTTCTTCGCCTGATTGAGCACCCTTGGCAGGTCTTGGCTCTTCTTGATGATGAACACCCTGCTCTGGTTGGCGAATTGGCGGGGCCATAGGACACTATGGTTGTCCACACTGCTTTGGTAGATGAAGAGGTACTTCTTCTGTTCCAAGGCAAAAGCAGCCTGCCGAACCGCACCTCCCCCGTCCCGGTCCTCGACCACCACCGAAGCATCACTGAGCGCACTCATCAGACGGTTGCGGAGCAGGAAATGCCACTTCTGGGTCACCGTTGCAGGAGAAAAGCGGCTTACTACAGCCCCGGCTTTGGCGATTTCCTGCTGCAAGGCTCGATGTTCGGGAGGATAGCAGGCATTGATGGGTGTACCGATGACCGCGATGGTCGGATACCCTGCAGCCAAGGCAGCCTTGTGAGCAACACCGTCTATGCCCAATGCCAAACCGCTGGCAACCACATACCCGGCTTTTCCCAGCGATTGGGCGGTGCTGAGAGCCAACTGCTTCCCTTCCAAGGAAGGAGAACGGGTGCCTATGACCGATACCGCACACTGACTGAGCAGCCCCACATTACCCTGGACATACAGAAATCTTGGACGAAAGGCAAAGGAGTCAACCTGCCTGGGCCAGTGGGGGCTTTCCCAACCGAGGATTGCGACAGAATCATCCATGGTATCGAAGTGTGGGCGAATTTCGTAATACGCATCGCTGATGAACGAAGCCTCCACTCCAAGCAACTGTGCATAGGTCTGGGCGTGCAACACTAGACTCTCGTTGAGGATTGAGTACTCCATGGCCTTCTCAAAGGCGTAGGAAGCCTTGGCCTCGGCTCCTTTGGAGGCCTTCAGCAATGTTTCGTAATGCAGAGCTTGAAGCTGTATGCTATCCATACGAGCATGGTATCACAAGCAGGAAAGAAAGGGCAATCAAAGCAGCGGGCGCAAAAAGTACCAAACGTGTTGTCAGTTGGAAAGAATGCGCTATACTCAGCCTATGCACGAGCAAGCCATACAACACTTCAAAAATGCCGATCCAATCCTGGATTACGTGATTGGAAAAGTCGGAGCATTGGACTATACGCCCGAATCAGACGGTTTCGCCTTCCTGGTGCAGGTCATCATCGGACAGATGCTTTCAGCGAAGGCTGCCGATACCATCCATTCCCGCCTTCTTGCCAAGGTTGACGGTACTGTCACTCCTACTGCTGTTGCAATGCTTGAAGAAGACTCATTGCGCAGTCTGGGAAT
Proteins encoded:
- a CDS encoding alanine--tRNA ligase — translated: MKKQLTANELRQKFIDFFVSKDHVQISGASLIPENDPTVLFTTAGMHPLVPYILGSDHPSGKRLTDYQKCIRTGDIEAVGDPHHLTFFEMLGNWSLGDYFKQEAIAYSFEFLTKWLNLDISQLSVTVFAGDDLVPRDEEAAQTWESFGIPRERIYFLPREDNWWGPAGETGPCGPDSEMFIDTGRPSCGPDCRPGCSCGKYFEIWNDVFMGYKKNSDGTYEEMSRKCVDTGMGIERTIAILQGKKSVYETEVFTPIIAGIERLSQKHYGDDEENDVSIRILADHVRTSVFILGDQRGVAPSNVGQGYILRRLIRRAVRHGHKLGIEGAFLGELALIVLELYGVPYPELVENREFVLKELAQEEAKFSETLAKGEREFEKMLPNLLKGNSRQISGRTAFKLYDTYGYPIELTKELASEHGFTVDEAGFKEAFEKHQEISRSGSEQQFKGGLADHSDKTTALHTATHMLHKALRTVLGEHVGQKGSNITVERLRFDFTHPAPMTAEEIQRVEDMVNEAISQNLEVVCETMTLEEAKEQGAIAFFDSKYGEQVKVYSIGDYSKEVCGGPHVQNTSQMGRFKILKEQSSSAGVRRIKAVLEK
- a CDS encoding DNA-processing protein DprA — its product is MDSIQLQALHYETLLKASKGAEAKASYAFEKAMEYSILNESLVLHAQTYAQLLGVEASFISDAYYEIRPHFDTMDDSVAILGWESPHWPRQVDSFAFRPRFLYVQGNVGLLSQCAVSVIGTRSPSLEGKQLALSTAQSLGKAGYVVASGLALGIDGVAHKAALAAGYPTIAVIGTPINACYPPEHRALQQEIAKAGAVVSRFSPATVTQKWHFLLRNRLMSALSDASVVVEDRDGGGAVRQAAFALEQKKYLFIYQSSVDNHSVLWPRQFANQSRVFIIKKSQDLPRVLNQAKKTREGVGKPRQKAVQLDLF